A single region of the Salvia splendens isolate huo1 chromosome 18, SspV2, whole genome shotgun sequence genome encodes:
- the LOC121776901 gene encoding uncharacterized protein LOC121776901 has product MPQADKPEKFKGSEFKRWQQKMLFYLTTLGVANFLREDAPVVSEEETDFHVQNAYDVWRQGDFLYKNYVLNCLEDSLYSIFAGTKTSKELWEALDKKYIVEDAGTKKCVVAKFLNYNMVDSRPEVAQAEELQIIIHDVRPEGMVLPDQFIVAAIIDKLPPCWTDFKNYLKHKRKEMKPEDLIVRLRVEEDNRHYHQKPGSSEDSKANLIERGRSSKRPRPNEKDKGKGKTFA; this is encoded by the coding sequence ATGCCTCAGGCCGATAAGCCAGAGAAATTTAAGGGCTCTGAATTTAAACGTTGGcaacaaaagatgttgttctatcTAACTACGTTAGGTGTTGCCAACTTCCTCAGGGAAGATGCGCCAGTCGTATCTGAGGAAGAGACGGACTTCCATGTCCAGAATGCCTATGATGTTTGGCGTCAAGGCGATTTCTTGTATAAGAATTACGTCCTGAACTGCTTAGAGGATAGTCTTTATTCTATCTTCGCAGGGACTAAGACCTCAAAAGAATTGTGGGAGGCTCTTGACAAGAAGTACATCGTCGAGGACGCCGGTACAAAAAAGTGTGTAGTTGCAAAATTTTTGAACTACAATATGGTGGACTCTCGTCCAGAGGTGGCGCAAGCCGAAGAGCTGCAAATCATAATCCATGATGTCCGCCCTGAAGGAATGGTCTTACCAGATCAGTTCATTGTTGCGGCAATAATTGATAAACTTCCTCCGTGCTGGacagattttaaaaattatctgAAGCACAAACGAAAGGAGATGAAGCCTGAAGACCTGATTGTTCGTCTTCGTGTCGAAGAGGACAACAGGCATTATCATCAGAAGCCGGGAAGCTCGGAAGACTCAAAGGCAAATCTGATAGAGCGAGGAAGATCCTCAAAACGTCCCCGCCCGAATGAGAAAGATAAAGGGAAAGGGAAGACATTTGCCTGA